In Cervus canadensis isolate Bull #8, Minnesota chromosome 6, ASM1932006v1, whole genome shotgun sequence, one DNA window encodes the following:
- the LOC122443365 gene encoding AT-rich interactive domain-containing protein 3A-like, giving the protein MKLQAVMETLLQRQQRARQELEARQPPPPPEPPARTRATPEEDREPESARMQRAQMAALAAMRAAAAGLGHAPSPSSEDGPPGSEDEDAALEGAQGSPTPPGRGREAASLPMGDGRFEDAGSDDDLKPKWEEEEEELEEDLGDDEEDEEDEDYEDEEGLGPPGTASLGPTALFPRKAQPLQAFRGDSGSRALGGQERPGTGPAVPGGAAHAAPQLQPPDHGDWTYEEQFKQLYELDADPKRKEFLDDLFSFMQKRGTPVNRIPIMAKQVLDLFMLYVLVTEKGGLVEVINKKLWREITKGLNLPTSITSAAFTLRTQYMKYLYPYECEKRGLSNPNELQAAIDSNRREGRRQSFGGSLFAYSPGGAHSMLSSPKLPVSSLGLAASTNSSSITPAPKIKKEEDAAIPITVPGRLPVSLAGHTVVAAQAVAAQAAVAAQAAALEQLQEKLESGEPPEKKMALVAEEQQRLMQRALQQNFLAMTAQLPMSIRINSQASESRQDSAANLTSTNGSNSISMSVEINGIMYTGVLFAQPPAPTPPSAPSKGGGGSSSRGGNSGTNNSSSSSAGSQAGPAGMSAPPTSTSNNSLP; this is encoded by the coding sequence ATGAAGCTGCAGGCTGTGATGGAGACGCTCCTGCAGCGGCAGCAGCGGGCACGCCAAGAACTGGAGGCCCGGCAGCCACCGCCGCCCCCTGAACCCCCAGCCCGCACCAGGGCCACTCCAGAGGAGGACAGGGAGCCTGAGAGCGCCCGGATGCAGCGGGCGCAGATGGCTGCCCTGGCCGCCATGCGGGCCGCTGCCGCCGGCCTTGGCCATGCGCCCAGTCCCAGCTCAGAGGATGGGCCCCCCGGCTCGGAGGATGAGGATGCAGCCCTGGAGGGGGCACAGGGCTCGCCCACCCCACCCGGCCGAGGCAGGGAGGCAGCCAGCCTCCCCATGGGCGATGGCCGCTTTGAGGATGCAGGCTCCGACGATGACCTGAAGCCaaaatgggaggaggaggaggaggagctggaggaagacCTGGGGGATGATGAAGAGGATGAGGAGGATGAGGACTACGAGGATGAGGAGGGGCTTGGGCCCCCGGGCACCGCCAGCCTGGGCCCCACAGCCCTGTTCCCCCGCAAGGCTCAGCCGCTCCAGGCCTTCCGTGGTGACAGTGGATCCCGGGCACTGGGTGGCCAGGAGCGCCCGGGGACTGGCCCGGCTGTCCCCGGAGGGGCTGCCCATGCTGCACCTCAGCTGCAGCCACCAGACCACGGGGACTGGACGTATGAGGAGCAGTTCAAGCAGCTCTACGAACTGGACGCAGACCCCAAGAGGAAGGAGTTCCTGGATGACTTGTTCAGTTTCATGCAGAAGCGAGGGACACCTGTGAACCGCATCCCCATCATGGCGAAGCAGGTACTCGACCTGTTTATGTTGTACGTGCTGGTGACGGAGAAGGGCGGCTTGGTGGAGGTCATCAACAAGAAGCTGTGGCGGGAGAtcaccaagggactgaacctgcccACGTCCATCACCAGCGCTGCCTTCACACTGCGCACCCAGTATATGAAGTACCTGTACCCCTACGAGTGTGAGAAGCGTGGCCTCAGCAACCCCAACGAGCTCCAGGCAGCCATCGACAGCAATCGGAGGGAGGGCCGGCGCCAGAGCTTTGGGGGCTCCCTCTTTGCCTACTCGCCGGGCGGGGCTCACAGCATGCTGTCCTCGCCCAAGCTGCCTGTGTCCTCCCTGGGCCTGGCCGCCAGCACCAACAGCAGCTCCATCACCCCAGCCCCCAAGATCAAGAAAGAGGAGGATGCAGCCATCCCCATCACAGTCCCCGGCCGCCTGCCAGTCTCCCTGGCAGGTCACACCGTGGTGGCGGCCCAGGCAGTAGCAGCCCAGGCGGCCGTGGCAGCACAGGCGGCTGCCCTGGAGCAGCTTCAGGAGAAACTGGAGTCTGGGGAGCCTCCCGAGAAGAAGATGGCCCTGGTGGCAGAGGAGCAGCAGCGGCTGATGCAGCGGGCACTTCAGCAGAACTTCCTGGCCATGACAGCACAGCTGCCTATGAGCATCCGGATCAACAGCCAAGCCTCCGAGAGCCGCCAGGACTCGGCTGCGAACCTGACCAGCACCAACGGCAGCAACAGTATTAGCATGTCAGTAGAGATTAATGGAATCATGTACACAGGAGTGCTATTCGCCCAGCCACCGGCCCCCACGCCACCCTCGGCTCCCAGCAAAGGTGGAGGCGGCAGCAGCAGCCGGGGAGGAAACAGCGGGaccaacaacagcagcagcagcagtgcaggCAGCCAGGCAGGTCCAGCAGGGATGTCTGCACCCCCCACATCTACCTCAAACAACTCATTGCCTTAA